One stretch of Mastomys coucha isolate ucsf_1 unplaced genomic scaffold, UCSF_Mcou_1 pScaffold12, whole genome shotgun sequence DNA includes these proteins:
- the LOC116086599 gene encoding keratin-associated protein 8-1, giving the protein MYYTDFEGSVFPGCYWGSYGYPLGYSVGCGYGSTYSPVGYGLGYGYNGCGAYRRYWPFALY; this is encoded by the coding sequence ATGTACTACACTGACTTTGAGGGCTCTGTTTTCCCAGGATGCTACTGGGGCAGCTATGGCTACCCTCTGGGGTACAGTGTTGGCTGTGGCTATGGTAGCACCTACTCTCCAGTTGGCTACGGCCTTGGCTATGGCTACAATGGCTGTGGGGCTTACAGAAGATACTGGCCATTTGCTCTCTACTGA